Within the Miscanthus floridulus cultivar M001 unplaced genomic scaffold, ASM1932011v1 fs_504_4_5, whole genome shotgun sequence genome, the region TAACAATGGTCATCAGCAAAGGGCCAGACCACCAGAGTCATGTTCCATAGCTGCGGTCTCCAGCATCCCCAAGGCCTGGGACTATGAAACTGCAGTACATTAGCGAGAATGAGTTAGCAGTGCAATAATCATGATTTATGCATATGTTGGTAAAAATAGAATTACCCTTTCTCATTCACAATTTGATCCATAGTTCCTGTATACACACAAATCCTGCAGAAAAGAGTGATAAGATATACAATCATCAAGGTAACCTTGATACTAAAAATGCAACAAATTTATAGAACTTCAGAATGCACCCTGGGAATCTTTGATTGAGTTTCTTGATGGCAGGAGGAGCAGCAACAGCTGATATCTGCATAACAATGACTGTTTAGAAAATAATAACCATTTTCTAATCAACAAACAGATCTGTTTCATCTTTttcattattatttttttttttttgcttcacgaACTTACGATTCTTATCTGACTGATTTTAGCTCCACGCTCCTTAACCAGATCAACTGCTGCAGTGATTGTTCCACCTGATGGAAAACACAAGGTAAGAAGAAAGACGACCACTCAAACACAGCATGGGTATAGGAGTGAAATCAATCAGGCAAACTCAAAAAGAATGACAACCCAATATAAGAATTGGCTGTGATATACAAGGAAAAGGATTACCAGTTGCTAGCATAGGATCCACAAGGAGTATATTACATCCTTTTGGGAATCTATCAGGTAGCCTGCACTCAAAATTATGTTCCATTGATCATCAGGAAAACAAGTACCATTGGTAATTTCATACAACACTATAGCTTGCAACTCAACTATTTCAATAGATTGAACTAGGAAAAGATCTTGTGATGCATCAAATTAACTAAAAGTGTACAATAGAAAAGAGTAAGCTGGAACACAGTTCATAATCACTGTGGTTCCAACCTTGTCTGATGAAAGTgacttcttcatcaagaaaattAAATTAACTAAAGAATATTTAACAACCTCCACTATTTGTTTCCTAGctacaaacaacaacaacaacaacaacaaagcctttaaatcccaaacaagttggggtagactagagttgaaacccagcagaagtcatcaaggttcagacacgtgaatagctgttttccaagcactcctatctaaggctaagtctttgagtatattccatcttttcaagtctccttttactgcctctacccaagtcaacttcggtcttcctctacctctcttcatgttactatcctggcttaggattccactacgcaccgatgcctctggaggtctccgttggacatgtccaaaccatctcaactggtgttggacaagcttttcttcaattggtgctacccctaatctatcacgtatatcatcgttccaaactctatcccttcttgtatgactgcaaatccaacgcaacatacgcatttccgcgacacttatctgttgaacatgtcatcttttcgtaggccaacattctgcaccatacaacataacaTGTCTAATCgtcatcctataaaacttgctttttagcttctgtggtacccttttgtcacataggacaccagatgcttggcgccacttcatccaccccgctttgattctatggctaacatcttcatcaatattccCATCTTTCCGTAGCAttaatcctaaatatcgaaaggtatccttcctaggcactacttgaccttttcaaactaatatcttcctcctcccgagtagtagtgccgaagtcacatctcatatactcagttttagttctactgagtctaaaacctttggactccaaagtttctcgccataactccagtttctgattcactcctgtccggctttcatcaactagcactacatcgtccgcgaaaaagcatacaccaagagatgtccccttgtatgtcccttgtgacctcatccatcactaaggcaaatagataagggctcaaagctgacccttgatgtagtcctatcctaatcggaaagtcatccgtatctccatcacttgttcgaacactagtcacaacattgttgtacatgtccttaatgagcccgatgtacttcgttgggactttatgcttgcccaaagcccaccacataacattccttggtattttatcataagccttctccaagtcaataaaaacatgtgtaggtccttcttttctctataccgctccataacttgtcttattaagaaaatggcttccatggttgactttccagacatgaaaccaaattggttcatagatgccccagttattgctctcaagcgatgctcgataactctctctcatagcttcatagtatggctcatcaacttaattctccggtaattagtacaactttgaatatcccctttattcttgtagatcggtaccaatatacttctccactcgtcaagcatcttgttcgatcaaaaaatatggttgaacaacttggttagccatactatagttaTGTCCTTGaagcatctccacacctcgattgagataccatccggtcccatcgctttacctcctttcatccttttcaatgcctctctgacatcagattcttagattctccgcacaaagcgcctattggtgtcatcaaaagagtcatccaactgaaaggttgtgtccgtattctcacaattgaacaatttatcaaaatactcttgccatcgatgtcggatctcatcctctttCGCCAAGAGATActctctttcatccttaatgcacttaacttggttgaagccccttgtctttctctcacgaaccctagtcaTTCTATAAATgtcctctccttccttcgtactcaaatgttggtaaaaatcctcgtacgctctaccatttgccacacttacagctcgctttgcagtcttctttgccaccttgtatatctctatgttgtccacactcctgtcatggtacaaacgtctatagcattctttcttctccttaatagccctttggacttcctcgttccaccaccaagtatctttagcctcgcctccacttcctttggttactccacacacctctaaggccaccttccgaatgttggttgccatcttctcccacatgttgtttatgtcctcttcttcctttcaagagccctctttgataaccctttccctgaatacctctgacgtctcccctttcagtttccaccactttattctttcaatcttagcttgtttatctctACAGGCACGCACctaaaacgaaagtctgccaccaaaagcttatgttgagaaacaacactcccctgatatcaccttgcaacccaagcatgcttgtttgtcctttcttcttgcgaggacaaagtcaatctggctagagtgttgtccgctactgaaggtcactagatgacattctctctttctaaagaaagtgttggctaccatcaggtcaaaagctaccgcgaagtccaaaacttcctccccctcctgattcctactaccatacccaaaacctccatgaactgcctcgaaacctgcgcttgtagtttCCTAGCTACAAACAAACTACATTTTTATTGAGATAATATTTCGTTCTGCCAAATGAAGTTACATAGCTTTAGTAGAGCCCCAACTACTGTGTTATAACATATCAACGACATTTTTTATCTAAATGCAAAACAAAAAGAATGGCACCTACTTATTTAAGTAAACAGAGGGCAGCAGCGTTGTCTCATCCCTGGACATACCTTCATTTAGTATAGGTAAAAAAGGAACATTAGCAGTAATCAATAAGCATgcttaaataaatacataaatttatctagaaaactagaccagtttttaTGTGCTAAATTTGTCCAGTAAAAGAAAAGTTGAAGCACACCATGTGTTTCTGGACATACTAGTAGCATATTCATCAGCAGAAAGTGTTTCGATCAAATATGATGTTCTTTGTAAGTCAAAAGATGAAAACATATTGCATCACAAACATCAGCAAGTGAGAAATTGAGTTTTTTTTTCCCAACAAATCAAAAGTTATTTTTTCTCACCTAAATGGAAAGTTCTAGTTGATGGCAAAATTGATGCTGCAAGATCTGCAAGAGCAAGCCCTGCTCTAAGAATAGGTACAATCTGAAATATATCAATAAAATTCAAGGTTATTTAATAATAATGCCAAATTTGCAAAAAGATACATTGAAGAGAAATACAAACCATGATTGGCTCCATCTCACTGACAGATTCAACAACCGCAGTGCCCACAGGTGTCTGGATCTCCCGTGTTACTGTCGGCTACCAGAAGAAAGTGGAGAACTATCTCAATGATCACATACTCAACGAAATAAAATTCATCATTACTGACTGCCCAGAATAAAATACATTACAAGTTTCCTTTTCACATCGCAGTGATCATTATTTTCACATCTACCCTAAATTTATCTTAACATCAAACACTTGCATTAGCACCACCAAATAAAGCATTTCCATCTAGTTTTAGGTAAGAATTAGGAACATACCAACCAATCCCGAGTTGCCTCATAGATTAGCAATCTCCCTAACTCCCCCATTGCACTCCCTGCAATTAATTGTCACCAGTAAAGCACGACGCACCAAGAATAAGGACGAGATTCAGAAGAACAATAAAAAAAAGGCACAGCACTCACTGAAGGCATGGGAAGGGGTGGAGTGATCGCGGAGCACTGAGACCCAGTGGCTGATCAGCGGGTGCCCCGGCACCACCACCTGCCAACGGCGCAATAAACCACCAACACCTTGATCTCCGACGAGTATTACGGCACCAATCACTAATACAACGTGGGAGCAGGTGGGTTCGTACCTTGAAATCGTCGGCGGCCGCCGGTCCGTTGTTACAGTTCTCCATCCTCCGTACTCAAGATTGGGACCTTTGCTGGAGGCCTTTAGGGTTTTAAGTGAGTCAGCATTAGGACGAAAAGCAATCGGCGGCAAGGGGAGGCGGCGGGATGGGAGTGCAGGATGGCAAGTTGGgaaggcggcggcagtggcggatTCCATAAACGA harbors:
- the LOC136532013 gene encoding uracil phosphoribosyltransferase-like, translating into MENCNNGPAAADDFKVVVPGHPLISHWVSVLRDHSTPSHAFRSAMGELGRLLIYEATRDWLPTVTREIQTPVGTAVVESVSEMEPIMIVPILRAGLALADLAASILPSTRTFHLGMSRDETTLLPSVYLNKLPDRFPKGCNILLVDPMLATGGTITAAVDLVKERGAKISQIRIISAVAAPPAIKKLNQRFPGICVYTGTMDQIVNEKGFIVPGLGDAGDRSYGT